Proteins from a single region of Dyadobacter fanqingshengii:
- a CDS encoding MerR family transcriptional regulator: MSSYSIKDLERISSMKAHTIRMWEQRYGLLEPERTDTNIRFYNDDQVKKLLNVCTLLDRGMKISHIGKLSKSEMAVEIDKIINESFQGDVHVEAIINQALIAITTYNVVMFNELFANAVKRLGLKKTYLKILYPLLVRTGLMWVKDDLLPSQEHFLSNLIRQKLFSAIDALPLGENPDQKWILFLNEEEDHEIGLLFAYYLIKQLGKDVIYLGARVPFRDLSAVISNCKPTHTYSFFTSNPFDNQAETLLGGLKTSFPDVNVCISGGDEKTKEIATKKGVILIETIENLTGILNTSNA; encoded by the coding sequence ATGTCGTCGTACTCTATCAAGGACCTGGAAAGAATCAGCAGCATGAAAGCGCACACGATTCGCATGTGGGAGCAGCGTTATGGGTTGCTCGAACCTGAGCGGACGGATACGAACATTCGCTTTTACAATGATGACCAGGTCAAAAAGCTCCTGAATGTCTGCACGTTACTAGACAGGGGAATGAAAATTTCTCACATCGGCAAGCTGTCGAAATCCGAAATGGCGGTGGAGATCGACAAGATCATTAATGAGTCGTTTCAGGGGGACGTGCATGTGGAGGCGATTATCAATCAGGCTTTGATAGCCATCACCACATATAATGTTGTGATGTTTAACGAGCTTTTCGCTAATGCTGTAAAAAGGCTCGGATTGAAGAAGACCTATTTAAAAATCCTTTATCCGTTGCTTGTCAGAACGGGCCTGATGTGGGTAAAGGATGACCTGCTTCCATCGCAGGAACACTTTTTGTCAAACCTGATCCGGCAAAAGCTTTTCTCGGCGATTGATGCCTTGCCCCTGGGCGAAAATCCAGATCAGAAATGGATCCTTTTTCTGAACGAGGAAGAAGACCATGAGATCGGGTTGCTGTTTGCATACTATTTAATAAAGCAACTTGGCAAGGACGTTATATATCTCGGAGCAAGGGTTCCTTTCCGGGACCTTTCAGCGGTTATTTCGAATTGCAAGCCAACGCACACTTACTCGTTTTTTACAAGTAATCCTTTTGATAATCAAGCAGAAACGCTTCTGGGAGGCCTTAAAACAAGTTTCCCTGATGTGAACGTCTGCATCTCGGGTGGGGACGAAAAAACAAAGGAAATTGCCACCAAAAAAGGGGTTATCTTAATTGAGACAATTGAAAATCTGACAGGAATTCTAAACACTTCAAATGCATAA
- a CDS encoding XRE family transcriptional regulator: MGSQEIFWPVNIRFLRLRLKLSQEALAERLGITRVKLNAHESGRTANPTIDDLIHFSEFFRMSIDSLLKIDLSKLSEQKVKDLEQGSELFMKGNNIRVLAITVDREEKENIEYVPVQAKAGYRSGYSDPEFLATLPRFSLPTLPKNGTFRMFPTVGDSMLPVPEGADIITRYVQDWTTIRPETPCIVILKGDQDFVFKQVTINKDGTMLLQSFNKQYFAYTVPLSEVIELWEYYSFHSKALPEPQTDMQQLMKMLQEMQNEIKEIKGKPASK; the protein is encoded by the coding sequence ATGGGAAGTCAGGAAATTTTTTGGCCGGTGAACATCAGGTTCCTTCGTTTACGCCTTAAACTGAGCCAGGAGGCACTTGCGGAGCGTCTGGGAATCACGAGAGTGAAGTTAAATGCACATGAAAGTGGTCGCACAGCCAATCCGACAATTGATGACCTGATCCACTTTTCGGAGTTTTTCAGGATGAGCATTGATAGTTTGCTTAAAATTGACCTGAGCAAGCTTTCGGAACAAAAAGTGAAGGACCTGGAACAGGGCAGCGAGCTGTTTATGAAGGGTAATAACATCCGCGTACTTGCCATCACGGTGGATCGGGAGGAAAAAGAGAACATTGAATATGTTCCTGTGCAAGCCAAAGCCGGGTACCGCTCCGGTTATAGCGACCCTGAGTTTCTGGCAACATTGCCACGATTCAGCCTGCCTACGCTTCCTAAAAACGGCACATTCAGAATGTTTCCGACCGTGGGTGACTCCATGCTGCCGGTTCCGGAGGGTGCCGACATCATAACGAGATATGTTCAGGACTGGACTACGATCCGTCCGGAGACACCATGTATTGTCATTTTAAAAGGTGATCAGGACTTTGTGTTCAAACAAGTGACCATTAATAAGGACGGGACAATGCTTTTGCAATCCTTCAACAAACAATACTTCGCCTACACCGTCCCCCTTTCAGAGGTGATTGAGCTTTGGGAATATTATAGCTTCCATAGCAAGGCACTTCCCGAACCACAAACGGATATGCAGCAATTAATGAAAATGCTGCAGGAGATGCAGAATGAGATCAAGGAAATTAAGGGGAAACCGGCATCCAAATAA
- a CDS encoding choice-of-anchor A family protein → MSAKILLVTLLASIALNLNDARAQSPTSAAKRFNIFVKGDATFTSNETEGPVAIGGNLTTNQYQISFNKNHGVFFVGSASIGLAVRGGVKLNSGSLTVNGDNYVKIGQCAPSDANVATPLRIWYKDNNNAESTIRITGNTAGYSDTPNITINANVNSWSPKVGDNENPICENVFGTAANQIDIDGAFTTFMKRSTQLKEMTDNLAIRDQNGNIITGMETGPYLDPSKIGNNPKIIVNPNAINVLTVSAAVWDKIGNTNIEGIPQGPQLGDASYTGPFALIINIIDFPTFAASKGNNPIINFPSVGGLSDPQGSYVIYNFPDATDKLVLGGNTPIHGTIFAPCANLIKENNGNINGQIIAKSFVHTRDEVHFWPFLPSIPEPIEKAIEVTVVSKCINNAPWLEYTITPNYPATGETAKIEWLNSENNVIQEDTERPLTGSILFPGAAVDENGAGIAWPGWEKDGEKWVEVTDRYSSILDDGAKVRITVTPWKTVEVTYPASTSDGKCFTSPPPSGSLPVTLASFTAKNENCDVQLKWTVTESKDFSHFVVQRSTDAKNFISLSRINYSAKQNTYAYNDAPYSREIAPSKNYYYRLQQVDTDETFEYSAIRSVEAGACDTRLSVDFYPNPSQDELTVKSYSAVKKLEILTLGGKQVYQTMPGQDQTELKVNVQAFATGMYIVNIVNAEGKYSSKIVKK, encoded by the coding sequence ATGTCTGCCAAAATTTTACTCGTAACCCTTCTTGCATCTATTGCACTTAACTTGAATGATGCCAGGGCGCAAAGCCCAACCTCAGCCGCTAAGAGATTCAACATCTTTGTGAAAGGCGATGCCACCTTTACTTCCAATGAAACAGAAGGGCCTGTTGCCATCGGAGGTAATCTGACTACTAATCAGTATCAGATTAGTTTTAATAAGAACCACGGAGTGTTTTTTGTAGGAAGTGCATCGATTGGCCTGGCCGTGCGGGGCGGCGTAAAGCTCAATAGCGGATCTCTAACCGTGAATGGCGATAACTACGTAAAAATAGGGCAATGCGCACCATCAGACGCCAATGTTGCGACGCCGTTGCGGATCTGGTACAAGGACAACAACAATGCTGAGTCAACGATCCGGATCACCGGCAACACGGCAGGATACAGCGATACGCCCAACATTACCATCAATGCAAACGTAAATTCATGGTCTCCTAAGGTGGGGGACAATGAGAACCCGATCTGTGAGAATGTGTTCGGAACAGCAGCGAACCAGATCGATATTGACGGCGCTTTCACAACATTCATGAAGCGTTCGACCCAATTGAAAGAGATGACAGACAACCTGGCCATCCGTGACCAGAACGGCAATATCATTACCGGCATGGAAACAGGACCTTACCTGGATCCCTCAAAAATTGGTAATAACCCTAAAATTATTGTTAACCCGAATGCTATAAACGTCTTAACGGTTTCGGCGGCAGTTTGGGATAAGATTGGAAACACAAATATCGAGGGGATCCCGCAGGGACCGCAGTTGGGAGACGCCAGTTATACGGGCCCATTTGCACTGATCATTAACATCATTGACTTCCCGACTTTCGCAGCGTCAAAAGGGAATAATCCAATTATCAACTTCCCAAGTGTGGGCGGTTTGTCTGACCCGCAAGGAAGCTATGTGATCTACAATTTCCCTGATGCAACAGATAAATTGGTGCTGGGCGGAAACACACCTATTCACGGAACCATTTTCGCTCCTTGTGCAAACCTGATCAAAGAAAACAATGGAAACATCAACGGTCAGATCATTGCGAAAAGCTTTGTACACACCCGTGACGAAGTGCACTTCTGGCCTTTCCTGCCATCCATTCCTGAGCCGATTGAAAAGGCAATAGAAGTAACAGTAGTTTCAAAATGTATCAATAACGCACCCTGGCTTGAATATACCATTACCCCAAATTACCCTGCGACAGGCGAAACGGCTAAAATAGAATGGCTGAACTCTGAAAACAATGTGATCCAGGAAGACACCGAAAGACCGCTGACAGGCAGCATTCTGTTCCCAGGTGCAGCTGTGGATGAAAATGGAGCAGGAATTGCCTGGCCGGGTTGGGAAAAAGATGGAGAAAAGTGGGTTGAAGTTACCGATCGCTATTCTTCCATTCTGGATGACGGTGCTAAGGTTAGGATTACTGTTACTCCCTGGAAAACCGTAGAGGTTACTTATCCGGCGTCAACATCAGACGGAAAGTGCTTCACCAGCCCTCCGCCCTCAGGCTCACTGCCGGTAACATTGGCCAGTTTTACCGCGAAAAACGAAAATTGCGACGTTCAGTTGAAATGGACGGTGACCGAATCAAAAGACTTTTCGCACTTTGTTGTGCAGCGTTCAACAGATGCAAAAAACTTCATTTCTTTAAGCCGCATCAATTACAGCGCGAAACAAAACACATATGCTTACAACGATGCGCCTTACAGCAGAGAAATAGCGCCTTCAAAAAACTATTACTATCGCTTACAACAAGTTGATACAGACGAAACATTTGAATACAGCGCCATCCGCAGTGTAGAAGCCGGAGCTTGCGACACAAGACTTTCAGTCGATTTTTATCCCAATCCAAGCCAGGATGAACTGACCGTAAAAAGTTATTCTGCGGTCAAAAAGCTCGAAATCCTGACATTAGGCGGCAAGCAGGTTTACCAAACAATGCCTGGTCAGGACCAAACAGAATTAAAAGTAAATGTTCAGGCATTTGCAACAGGCATGTACATCGTCAACATCGTCAACGCCGAAGGCAAATACTCCTCAAAAATCGTGAAAAAGTAA
- a CDS encoding tail fiber domain-containing protein yields MKNKTLHLHMRTNNLLSDFRTLIIAIILLLLCLLAKAQAPKQFSFQGVARDAAGKVVANQLIRLRLTIYKTAPNSNIKFEEEHTPITNINGVFTIPVGSAGMDLSAIDWKESEYYLQVEIDPTSGNNFIDLGTTQLLSVPYALHAAEANKLKNDDPIFMTGNLGQGALLPVIPGQSKFIWYPRKAAFRFGFENTGVWDDAQIGNYSFAFGNNSSATGEASFAGGLNSIASGNYSMAFGEGAVAKARGGVAFGRWGENDDDPDPKNLALNDRIFQIGDGNGANSRHNVVTILRNGKVGIGASDPDYTMDLRGRMRIRYFGTETAGIFFNTKNGNPDGFVGMKTDTEVGLYLKTWKFWVNDQGNGYLNGNLIQTSDRRLKTNIQPFKNSLGKVNGLQGYHYNWEDKTRDQTMQTGLIAQEVEQVFPELVSTNKDGFKSVNYIGLVPHLIESVKELKSKTDEIAVLRKELEGMREMGKRLELLEASLNKGAGVAEIKTAAK; encoded by the coding sequence ATGAAGAACAAAACTTTACACCTACACATGCGGACGAACAACCTCTTGTCAGATTTCAGGACTCTGATTATCGCGATCATCCTGCTGCTTCTTTGTTTACTAGCCAAAGCCCAAGCCCCAAAGCAATTCAGCTTTCAAGGCGTCGCACGGGATGCGGCTGGGAAGGTTGTTGCGAATCAGCTCATTAGACTGCGGCTAACTATCTATAAAACTGCTCCTAACTCTAATATTAAATTCGAAGAAGAGCACACTCCCATAACAAATATTAATGGTGTGTTTACTATTCCTGTTGGAAGTGCAGGAATGGATTTAAGTGCTATTGATTGGAAGGAAAGTGAATATTATTTACAAGTTGAAATTGATCCTACTTCTGGCAATAATTTTATTGACCTCGGTACAACTCAATTGCTAAGTGTTCCTTATGCGCTTCACGCAGCAGAGGCGAATAAGCTAAAAAATGATGATCCAATTTTTATGACCGGAAATTTAGGTCAAGGCGCATTACTTCCGGTAATTCCTGGACAATCGAAATTTATTTGGTATCCTAGAAAAGCTGCTTTTAGATTTGGTTTTGAAAACACAGGCGTTTGGGATGATGCCCAAATCGGCAATTACTCTTTTGCATTTGGTAACAATTCATCTGCTACCGGCGAAGCATCATTTGCCGGAGGACTCAACTCAATTGCCTCTGGAAATTATTCAATGGCATTTGGGGAAGGTGCAGTTGCGAAGGCACGAGGAGGTGTTGCTTTCGGAAGGTGGGGCGAAAATGATGATGATCCTGACCCAAAAAACTTAGCGCTGAATGATAGAATATTTCAAATCGGAGATGGAAACGGTGCGAATAGTCGTCATAACGTAGTAACTATCCTAAGAAATGGGAAGGTCGGGATAGGTGCAAGTGACCCGGATTACACGATGGATCTTCGGGGGAGAATGAGAATACGATATTTCGGCACAGAAACAGCAGGAATTTTCTTTAACACCAAAAATGGTAATCCAGATGGCTTTGTAGGAATGAAAACAGATACAGAAGTAGGTCTTTATTTGAAAACTTGGAAATTCTGGGTAAATGATCAAGGCAATGGTTATTTAAACGGTAATCTAATCCAAACCTCCGACCGCCGCCTTAAAACCAATATTCAACCTTTCAAAAACAGCCTCGGCAAGGTAAACGGCTTGCAGGGATACCATTATAACTGGGAGGATAAAACCAGAGATCAGACAATGCAAACGGGTTTGATTGCTCAGGAGGTTGAGCAGGTTTTTCCTGAGTTGGTTTCTACGAATAAGGATGGGTTTAAATCGGTCAACTACATTGGTTTGGTTCCTCACCTGATTGAGTCTGTAAAGGAATTGAAGAGCAAAACAGATGAAATTGCGGTGTTGCGCAAGGAATTGGAAGGCATGCGGGAAATGGGCAAGCGGTTGGAGTTGCTGGAAGCGAGTCTTAATAAAGGAGCTGGTGTTGCAGAAATCAAAACAGCTGCGAAATGA
- a CDS encoding T9SS type A sorting domain-containing protein: MKRFLMIIGFCCLAYWAGAQSISPSGIYGASSTSLGGGVSVSWVLGSLTPEAMSALPVKLIDFQCALTDAATVSLTWSTSEETSSDYFLIQHSTNGKHWAGIGHLKANGESNAVKTYAFEHSNPAKGENLYRLQMVDQDGTYAYSRVRNVVFEAINGLSFHPNPVSDWLTVDAKDWVSMKELKVTNIAGATVGAFREEQLQKLPGKAINFQDFPSGIYIISITRKDGSVHSEKIFKN; the protein is encoded by the coding sequence ATGAAAAGATTTCTAATGATCATCGGTTTTTGCTGCTTGGCTTATTGGGCTGGTGCGCAATCCATTTCTCCATCCGGCATTTACGGAGCATCCAGCACTTCATTAGGTGGCGGCGTGAGTGTCAGTTGGGTTCTGGGAAGTTTGACTCCCGAGGCAATGTCTGCATTGCCGGTAAAGCTCATTGATTTCCAATGTGCGCTTACGGATGCGGCAACAGTTTCACTTACATGGAGCACATCGGAAGAAACCAGCAGCGATTATTTCCTGATCCAGCACAGCACCAATGGCAAGCATTGGGCCGGGATCGGGCATTTGAAGGCGAATGGTGAAAGCAATGCGGTTAAGACTTACGCTTTTGAGCATAGCAACCCTGCAAAGGGCGAAAATCTTTACCGGCTTCAAATGGTGGATCAAGACGGCACTTATGCGTATAGCCGTGTGCGTAATGTTGTTTTTGAAGCCATAAATGGGCTATCGTTCCACCCAAATCCGGTTTCAGACTGGCTTACTGTGGATGCCAAAGACTGGGTTTCAATGAAAGAACTGAAAGTTACGAATATCGCTGGTGCAACAGTCGGGGCGTTTAGAGAAGAACAATTGCAGAAGTTGCCAGGGAAGGCGATCAATTTCCAGGACTTTCCTTCCGGCATTTATATCATCAGCATTACCAGAAAAGACGGATCTGTGCATTCCGAGAAGATCTTCAAAAACTAA
- a CDS encoding FAD-dependent monooxygenase, giving the protein MQTKEIAIIGGGIAGLTLAVSLRNTRFKCHIFEKNAEFKEIGAAISVFPNALRVLRQYGLLNDILNVGGAITKICMKTDQGKILAQTEPRYQLPAMCMHRADLHAILLKHADATFYASHELNAFQSTPDGKVSVSFKNGVFRIFDAVIGADGLHSLVRQGIIGDGEPIFRGYNIWRGIAESNIDIRYASESYGKGKRVGIVPIRDGQCGWWTTVNEKFMESDEPEETKQKLLRLFADWHDPIPELISKTDHIIKNSLSDRIPVSGWSKGNCTLLGDAAHPTTPTLGQGGCIAIEGAYILGEIIKKYGVTESVFQRYESLHYHRAKSIIEDSLQLGKIGQLENSMAVYLRNLLMGLTPSSFTLKVVDKYFLYDVTSMKI; this is encoded by the coding sequence ATGCAGACAAAGGAAATAGCAATCATTGGCGGAGGAATCGCAGGTTTGACATTGGCTGTGAGCCTGAGAAACACGCGATTCAAATGCCATATATTTGAAAAAAATGCAGAGTTCAAGGAAATTGGTGCGGCGATAAGTGTGTTTCCGAATGCTTTGAGGGTCCTAAGGCAATATGGGTTATTGAATGACATATTAAATGTGGGCGGCGCAATAACGAAAATATGCATGAAAACGGATCAAGGCAAAATTCTTGCTCAAACCGAACCCAGATATCAGCTTCCCGCCATGTGCATGCACCGCGCTGATCTGCACGCGATCTTGCTCAAACATGCTGATGCAACTTTTTACGCAAGTCATGAGCTGAATGCATTTCAAAGTACGCCGGATGGCAAAGTGAGCGTTAGTTTTAAGAATGGGGTTTTCAGGATTTTTGATGCAGTCATTGGCGCAGACGGGCTTCACTCCTTGGTGCGGCAGGGTATCATTGGCGATGGAGAACCCATTTTTCGGGGATACAACATTTGGCGCGGGATTGCCGAATCTAACATTGACATTAGATATGCCAGCGAAAGCTATGGCAAAGGCAAGCGTGTTGGCATCGTACCCATTAGGGACGGCCAATGCGGCTGGTGGACGACCGTAAACGAAAAATTCATGGAGAGCGACGAGCCGGAGGAAACCAAGCAAAAGTTACTCCGGCTTTTTGCTGACTGGCACGATCCCATCCCGGAGCTGATCTCAAAAACCGATCATATCATTAAAAACAGCCTGTCCGATCGCATTCCGGTTAGCGGTTGGTCTAAGGGAAATTGCACCTTACTGGGAGACGCAGCTCACCCGACCACGCCTACCTTGGGCCAGGGCGGGTGCATCGCCATTGAAGGAGCCTACATATTGGGAGAAATCATTAAGAAATACGGTGTTACGGAATCTGTGTTTCAGAGATACGAATCCCTGCATTATCACCGCGCAAAAAGCATTATTGAAGACAGCCTGCAATTGGGCAAAATCGGCCAGCTGGAAAACAGCATGGCCGTTTATCTAAGAAATCTTCTCATGGGCTTAACGCCTTCATCGTTTACACTGAAAGTTGTAGACAAGTACTTTCTGTACGACGTCACGTCAATGAAAATATAG
- a CDS encoding tail fiber domain-containing protein has protein sequence MDNLCVQDKTEKRLLIVAILLIAIVLLLLSFATSAQVPQQFSFQGVARDAGGKVIANAMVKLRLTIHKATPSGPSNFEEQHDAQTNGAGIFNVKVGGAGGDLGGVDWKSDTYFLQVELDPDGGTDFMDLGATQLLSVPYALHAEEAGRLKNDDPVVLSGSLGSGKGLSTIGNGSRFIWYPGKASLRAGISGNGSWEDVKIGENSVGLGNAVEASGHNSIAFGYLSKAVSKNSIAIGDHASGVGVGSLAIGYEAEATGNGAIVFGTQSKATDLSSVAIGSLNEASGSGSIVLGSRSVAAGIQASTLGKSLVAKAVRGMALGAFNSNSDSPNSNTENPLDRIFQIGIGVSENSRANAMTILRNGQVGIGSKVLDPQFLLDLGGRARIRHNGETAGIYFNNSLNTSDGFVGMKTDNEIGLFLKDWKFWVTAQGNGYLNGNLIQTSDRRLKTNILPFENSIEKVSSLQGYHYNWEDKTKDQTLQTGLIAQEVEQVFPELVSTNKDGFKSVNYIGLVPHLIESVKELKGKTDGIAALRVELEAKTNEISALRKELEDVRQLGQRLELLEASVSKEFGSIKTKTAK, from the coding sequence ATGGACAACCTATGCGTGCAAGATAAAACTGAAAAACGTCTTTTGATTGTTGCGATACTACTCATTGCAATTGTACTTCTGCTTCTTTCATTTGCTACCAGCGCACAGGTTCCGCAGCAGTTCAGTTTTCAAGGAGTGGCGAGGGATGCAGGTGGGAAGGTCATCGCAAATGCAATGGTAAAGCTTAGGCTGACGATTCATAAAGCAACACCTTCTGGTCCGTCAAACTTCGAAGAGCAACACGATGCGCAAACGAATGGTGCAGGGATTTTTAACGTAAAAGTTGGCGGAGCCGGAGGAGATCTTGGCGGGGTCGATTGGAAATCGGACACCTATTTTCTACAAGTTGAATTAGATCCAGATGGAGGAACTGACTTCATGGATTTAGGAGCAACGCAATTGCTTAGCGTGCCTTATGCTCTGCATGCGGAGGAGGCGGGTCGTTTAAAAAATGATGATCCCGTAGTACTATCTGGAAGTCTTGGAAGTGGCAAGGGGCTATCCACTATCGGAAATGGTTCGCGATTCATATGGTATCCTGGAAAAGCGTCGTTAAGGGCGGGAATCTCAGGCAACGGATCTTGGGAAGATGTAAAAATTGGTGAAAATTCTGTGGGTTTGGGTAATGCCGTAGAGGCCTCTGGACATAATTCAATAGCCTTTGGATATTTGTCCAAAGCGGTCTCTAAGAACTCGATTGCTATTGGTGACCATGCAAGTGGTGTTGGGGTAGGATCATTGGCAATTGGCTACGAGGCTGAGGCAACTGGCAATGGTGCTATTGTATTTGGAACTCAAAGTAAAGCAACTGATTTAAGTTCCGTTGCCATAGGCAGCTTGAATGAAGCAAGTGGTTCAGGTTCGATCGTCCTAGGATCCAGAAGTGTGGCAGCGGGCATTCAAGCTTCCACTTTGGGGAAAAGTTTAGTTGCCAAAGCAGTGAGAGGTATGGCACTTGGAGCATTCAATTCCAACAGTGACAGCCCGAATTCAAATACCGAAAATCCGTTAGACAGAATCTTTCAGATTGGCATAGGGGTTAGTGAGAACTCACGTGCTAATGCTATGACTATATTAAGAAATGGGCAAGTGGGGATAGGCAGCAAAGTTTTAGATCCGCAATTTCTATTAGATTTGGGAGGACGAGCTAGGATAAGGCATAATGGAGAGACAGCGGGAATTTATTTCAATAATTCATTAAATACTAGCGATGGATTTGTGGGTATGAAAACTGATAATGAGATAGGGTTATTTCTCAAAGACTGGAAATTCTGGGTTACAGCGCAAGGGAACGGCTACTTAAATGGCAATTTAATACAAACCTCAGATCGTCGACTAAAAACAAACATTCTGCCATTCGAAAACAGCATCGAAAAAGTTAGCAGCTTACAAGGTTATCACTATAATTGGGAAGATAAAACCAAAGATCAGACGCTTCAAACAGGATTAATTGCGCAAGAGGTTGAGCAAGTTTTCCCTGAGCTAGTTTCGACGAATAAAGATGGTTTTAAATCTGTGAACTACATTGGCTTAGTTCCTCACCTTATTGAGTCGGTTAAGGAATTAAAAGGCAAAACAGATGGGATTGCCGCTCTACGTGTGGAGTTAGAAGCCAAGACAAACGAAATCTCCGCTCTGCGAAAGGAATTGGAAGATGTTCGGCAACTGGGTCAGAGGCTGGAATTGTTAGAGGCTAGCGTCAGTAAGGAATTTGGTTCTATAAAAACAAAAACAGCTAAATAA
- a CDS encoding glycosyltransferase, which yields MTEHYLISWLIPLLWLVILSYAVFTFTLTFFWNRIKPSGIFKFDKRIFITVIVPVRNEAENIGFLLNDLDKQHFPHEQFEVLIMDDGSVDRTAAIVQAFAAHSQVNLQLIALPDTDTTSPKKRAIETAITRAKGNLIVTTDGDCRVESGWLQSIAACYAATNAKLISAPVTFSEENAVTDHLQTVEFASLIGSGASAIAAGYPSLCNGANLAYEKNAFIEVGGFDGVRHIASGDDEFLMHKIAARYPKSVHFLKDPRAIVTTKAHDNWQAFFRQRKRWASKWKHYQSKTPLFLAIYVFTCNFSLIVSGLLYAFGLVDGYFFISLLSAKCLPEWLFLGSVLSFLKKSKSILYIPITQIIYPFYVCFFGLAAQKPEYEWKGRKLV from the coding sequence ATGACAGAACATTACCTAATTTCCTGGCTTATCCCCCTACTCTGGCTCGTCATATTGAGTTACGCGGTTTTTACATTCACACTTACCTTTTTCTGGAATCGGATCAAGCCTTCGGGTATTTTTAAGTTTGATAAAAGAATCTTCATTACGGTTATTGTTCCGGTGCGAAACGAAGCTGAAAATATTGGTTTTCTGCTCAATGACCTCGACAAACAGCACTTTCCTCACGAGCAGTTTGAAGTCCTCATTATGGACGATGGTTCGGTTGACCGGACGGCTGCCATCGTACAGGCATTTGCCGCCCATTCCCAGGTAAATCTGCAATTAATAGCGCTGCCTGATACGGACACAACATCTCCCAAAAAGCGGGCGATCGAAACAGCCATCACCCGTGCAAAAGGAAACCTGATCGTGACCACAGACGGCGATTGTCGCGTGGAATCCGGCTGGTTACAGTCCATTGCGGCATGTTACGCGGCAACCAATGCCAAATTGATCAGCGCGCCGGTTACTTTTTCAGAGGAAAATGCTGTTACCGATCATTTGCAAACCGTGGAATTTGCGAGCCTCATCGGAAGCGGTGCGAGCGCCATTGCGGCCGGATATCCGTCTTTGTGTAACGGTGCTAATTTGGCTTATGAAAAAAATGCATTTATTGAAGTAGGCGGATTTGACGGCGTGCGTCACATTGCGTCTGGAGATGATGAATTTCTGATGCACAAGATTGCGGCCAGATATCCCAAAAGTGTTCATTTCTTAAAAGATCCGAGGGCAATAGTTACAACCAAGGCGCACGATAACTGGCAGGCTTTCTTTCGCCAGCGGAAGCGCTGGGCGAGCAAATGGAAACATTATCAAAGCAAAACGCCTTTGTTCCTGGCAATTTATGTCTTTACCTGCAACTTCTCGCTGATCGTGAGCGGTTTACTATATGCGTTCGGGCTTGTTGACGGGTATTTTTTTATAAGCTTGTTATCTGCCAAATGTCTGCCCGAGTGGCTTTTTCTTGGTTCGGTTTTATCGTTTCTGAAAAAGTCAAAATCAATTCTCTACATTCCGATAACGCAGATTATTTATCCTTTCTATGTTTGCTTTTTCGGGCTAGCGGCGCAGAAACCGGAGTATGAGTGGAAGGGACGGAAGCTGGTGTAG